In the genome of Plasmodium sp. gorilla clade G2 genome assembly, contig: PADLG01_00_41, whole genome shotgun sequence, one region contains:
- a CDS encoding 40S ribosomal protein S8e, putative: MGISRDGRHKLRLTGGKKKIHKKKRKYELGRPPSNTKLGSRQVHVVRGRGRNYKYRAIKLDSGSFSWPTFGISKNTRIIDVVYNASNNELVRTKTLVKNCIVVIDSHPFTTWYENTFGTTLGKKKKEKKEEDNKEENKQEVENNEEAAKEETTKTYGVIKKIGKSKTIDPLLLEQFKQGRVLACISSRPGQCGKADGYIIEGDELLFYKRKMDKKKRS, encoded by the exons ATGGGTATCAGTCGTGATGGAAGACACAAGCTTCGCTTGACAggtggaaaaaaaaagatccacaagaaaaaaagaaaatatgaattaGGAAGGCCTCCTTCAAATACCAAATTAGGTAGCAGACAAGTACATGTAGTTAGAGGAAGAGGAAGAAATTACAAATATCGTGCTATTAAATTAGATTCTGGAAGTTTTTCATGGCCTACCTTTGGTATATCTAAGAATACAAGAATTATTGATGTTGTTTATAATGCATCTAACAACGAACTTGTAAGAACAAAAACACTCGTCAAAAATTGTATAGTCGTGATAGATTCCCACCCATTCACAACatg GTATGAGAACACCTTTGGCACAACCcttggaaaaaaaaagaaagaaaagaaagaagaaGATAATAAGGAAGAAAATAAACAAGAAGTAGAAAATAACGAAGAAGCTGCAAAGGAAGAAACAACAAAAACATATGgtgttattaaaaaaataggtAAATCCAAAACTATTGATCCTTTATTACTTGAACAGTTTAAACAAGGAAGAGTCTTAGCATGTATTAGTAGCAGACCAGGTCAATGTGGAAAAGCAGATGGTTATATTATTGAAGGagatgaattattattttataaacgTAAAATGGATAAGAAAAAGAGAAGTTAA